The following DNA comes from Xiphophorus hellerii strain 12219 chromosome 5, Xiphophorus_hellerii-4.1, whole genome shotgun sequence.
ATCATTTATCAGCATTGTGGGGGGATATTGTGATTAGAGCTGTAATTTATGGTTTaaccttttagatttttacttttttctttctttcatgtaACTACAAAAACTGTCAATATGGACGTAATTGTTACgttatttcattttcttcctgttggcTCGATGAGAGCTTCACCAACTCTTGTTCTACAATAATTTCTATCGTAAcgagagctgtgtgtgtgtgtgtgtgtgttgacctCTGGCTGCAGGcactgaaaccttttttttctgtcatttttgacTATTAAATCATTTCTCGTCCTCACACTTATAATAATTGTAACGATTATCAGGAAATCAATTTTTCAGTCTAGAGCCAAATCCATACATATCTAAAGTCGGGCTGTGTTTGATTCATCCAGCTTATTGCttaacatttatattatttcGTTAAATTACTTGAAATATTATAACACGTGCTAGAAGCATGCCTCTGTTACTATTTTTTCTGATGTAGATCATGACTGTTTTTATAGCATTAGGTAACAGATTGAAACATTTTGCCAGTTGACAGCTAAACATAGAAACCAGCTCCTCAAGACCCCAATGtctgatgatggatggatggaaacattttcaagaaaatattcaaatcacAAGCAAAATAACTCACTATAAATAATTGGAATAAACTATTACAGTGgagtatttctaaaatattttttttccttgtagGAGATCCAGAGGCTGACTGCACAGATCAGGGAGAAGGAGCTGGAGCAGGAGCGGATCCGGAGTCAGCCGGACCACGAGAAGGACCGGGAGATCCAGAGGCTGCAGGCGGCCCTGGAGGAGCGCGAGCGGGCCGAGGCCACCCGGAGCGTCCTGTGCTCGTCGCTGGCCGAGGAGGCCGACCAGCTGCGCGGCCAGCTGGGCGCCACCGTCAAGGTGTGCCAGGAGCTGCTGGCCCGGCTGGAGCGGGAGAAGAAGGGAACAGGAGGAGAAGTGGAGGAGCAAAGTGCCAAGGAGGTGTGTGTTCAACTCTCCTTCTGCTGTGTCCgtgtttcagttttttcctccttttgcaCCATTTGAAGTCTTTCTGTGGCCTTTCTGCAGACACCGGAGCTCTCCAACCTGAATGCTGCTAAATCCCAAATCCGCCAGCTTCAGGAAGAAAACCAGCAGCTGAAGCAGCGCGTGTCTTACGTGAGTCTCAGTCTAGCATTCCCACATTCGGCCCAAACGGCTAGCCCGGTGTGGGGGTCACAGTTCAAACCGTGTGGTTGTGTTCGGCTTGCAGGTGCAGGATTTGAACTCCCAGTGGCAGAAGTACGACTCCAGCAGGGAGGAGTACATCCGGGCGTTGGGTCAGAAGCTGAAGGAGAGCTCCGGGCCGGGCCTGATGCCGGTCGTGGGCTCCATCCGGACCGGCATGCTCCACCAGGAGATTTCCAGGCTCAACGCCCTCCTGGAGGAAAAAATCAGGGAGTGCTCCAGGCTGGGCAGAGAAGTGGAGGACATAAGGAGGCAGGGGCATGAGAGAATCCAGACCCTGGAGCAGCAGGTGGGTTTCCACTCCACTGAGGGATTATACAACCAGACTCATTCAGTGTTTATCACCTGGAAACAGTGAACATTGGTGATGTTTTGCTTTTCCAGGTCCTCATCTACACTGAAGACTTTAAGTCGGAGCGTGCCGACAGAGAACGAGCTCAGGGTCGGATCGCGGACCTGAAGGAGCAGATTTCTCAGttaaagcagcagctgcacaAACAGGTGAGGCGGAACACACTTCTATCAGGTGGATGTAGAGCTGGCCCAAGGCATTAGCAAACCGACCAGGTGCTTAGCAACCTGAAACTAACAAAAGGAGCCCAAGAACACAATACCTGCCATATAAGGCATCTTTACAGAATAATTCATATCCATGGTGGATTTAGATTCTGACAGGAAATGAAACGGACATCTCTGGAAAACATCATTAcatgttgaaaaacatttaaatatcttgtttttggTTCATCTTTAAAAATTCCGTATTGATTGTTAGAAATCCTCAATAATCAATAGAAAAAAGAATCTTTTAAACCCTTGGACTGTCACAAGGCCCCCGCTGTCCTCATGGAACCATTCACTCACATCTGGTGGGTtacagttaaggggttaattACCAGCTATTTGTGTCTGGCTGTATTTCTACCTCTCCTTTCCAGAGTCTTTGTGGTTGGAGGGCCTCCTTGCCAGCAACCCAACCTTTAGAGACAGAAGAATAGAAATCATCTTTATTGTCCTACGGTGGGGAAATTCAGATGTAACAGCAGCATGTCacacaaaaagtgttgaaaaaatataacaaacaaGCGTAAGAACATTGATTGTAATAATATCATACTTTACCAGATTATGATGTAAAGATACTGTGCAGTTAGAACAGAAATATCGTACTTTAGCTCCGTCCAAAggtttttcatcagttttaagtCAGTCActccaaaacattaatattacttccagtcagaagaaatatgttggtaaaaataaactcaaattcACCAGGAGTATCAATAATGAACACATTTGGAGTTAACTGTAAAAATTGCTATTAGCTAAATAGTGGTAATTTTGCAGTTGTGCGTTGGGGGTCCTCAGTCACATTCTGTTTAGTAATCAAAGTAATCTTGGGCTGGTTCTGGGTGAGATGCCCGTTGGTCTGACCGGGTCTGTGCCTCTCAGCAGGGGTCCGGCAGAGACGGCCGGGACGTTGTCCCCTTGTGTCACGTCCACATCGGTCACCGGATCTCCCCGAGGCGAAACAAGGACTCCTCAGAGCCTCGGCTGAGGATGGTCACCGACCGGCAGCAGCAACAGGCGGCCACGCCGCCGCAGCCCGCCGCCACGGGGCCAGCAGCCGCCGCGGCAACAAACTGGAGCGAATGCCCGGGCCCGTCGGAGCTGCAGTGTCCGCAGTGTCACGCCAGGTTCAACGACACCGAGGCCGCAGAGTGCATGAAGCATTTCGACGAGTGCGCCCGGCTATGAGAACGGCCGTCTGTTGCTGAACACTGCAGGCCAGCACTACAGCGCAGGGAACGCGAGCGACTCGGACGTCAGAGCCGCTGACTACAAACCAAACAACTGACTGAAGACTCTTTGCAAACAGTGAACCCAAAGTTCCCCTGCAAGCCTTTCTGCGTCTGCGTCTGCACCGTCTTCACTGCTCTCCTGTGGCAGGAGAGGAGGTcaatgcaatatatatatacatgtatgtatagatatagatatgtgtatgtatatataatgtGAAATACCTCATGGTTAAATTACAAACTTGCTGcactttctttacatttaacCAAAAGACTTATCGTAGGATTGTACGATTGAGATGATTGATAAGCTTCTTCCTTTGGAATCCAGACACCTAGTCGTTCATTTGGtgctattgttattattattattttttaatgtttattattttttattggacTTACTATTATTCttcaacaaaatatatattttcaatggcagatgtaaaatataaaagtgtATTGCTATATTGatatttattctcttttgtATATCTAACTGGAAGACACGAATCGTTTTAGTGCAATCATGTGTTCTCTCGTTTCCAACCCGGGTCACGATATATTCATACATATTTTTTGCAAACCTTTGGGATCAAGTAAGCGTGAAATATTTCGCAGCAAGACAAAAACGTATTTGATCAAACAGTTTCTTTGTAAAGATTGCATCCAAGCTCACAacacagttgttgtttttcagtatttttgtaataaaccCTGCTGACAGgcactctttttttctcttgcaaGTTGATTTGTATCGTTTGAAATTCATCTCCattattctgttgttttgtttcattcttgaGACAGTCTGCAGCTTGAAGCTGGAACCGCAGATCATGGGCCAACCACAAAGAGTTGGCACCGCTTAATCTAAATCTGTGTGCTCGTCTTTTGTAGCGCGTCACGTGTGCTTGTGTTTGTGAGCGGTGGAAAACCCCTTCCCAGCACTGCCTGAATGGGCACGCTGTGCTGCCACGGCCGGATTCCCAGCTGTTTGTGTCGAGCCGAGGCGAACTCCACAAGGGCATGAAAGGGGGAATGAGCCGGAGTCACGCCCAAACCTCAACAACTGCCTGCAGATGGGTCGGTGTATAAATCAGACCCTGTGAAGTATCACGAACGCGGCAGTGGCGGCGGGCGGGCGGGTGGGCGCTCCCTTCGGTGAATCAGTTGTCTTGGGTTCAGTGTGCAAAGCACAGGAAGCTGGACATcccctgtttttaaaaaaggaagtaGGCAGTTGCAGAGCGAAGAGAAGACAAAGCCAAACaacatttgtgtgtttgagagagCGATCACTTGCTGTACCTGCTGATGTCGGCTCAGACAATGGAATGTTTTTAATCTAGACCAAAATGAAACCGAAGAACACCAGGAACTGCTGATATGTTTGTGACATAAGTTATCTGGCTGTGGCTGGTGTTTGGTGAACTTCACACCAACTTCATTTATGTCCCTCGAGTCACactgcaaacacaaaatatttttatgtgacGGAGCATCACAAATTCATACACTTCAACACTTTACAAATCCAcatctgatacccctaaataaaaacccaaagcCCTTCTGGTGTCTAATGAGTAAACAGATGAATTGAACCTCAGTGTGACTCCAGCTGTCCTGCGAAGGCCTCACAAGTTGCTTGAAGAACAAACAGCTTCCGGAAAACCAAAGAACACGGCAGACAGGTGTTAAAAGCGTTTAAACATCCTCAGATGATCAAACAATATCCCAACTTTGAAGATCTCGTGAGGATATAACCCTACCGAGAACTGAGAGGAGGGCCAAGGTGAGAGGCCCGCTGTGGAGGAGCTGCgcagatccacagctcagctGGAAACATATTGGACACAGTAAAACATGGAAATAATAGCTCTGGTCagatatggtggtggcagcatcatggtgtggggGACGGggcagctggtcagagttgaggAGGCAGAGATTCACTTTCTATCAGGACAACAACTCTAAACATGTAGCTAAAGCTGTTATGGAatgatttcaataaaaaaaaatattcagtcagaCATAAGATTTTTCGATTGAGTTTAGTGCAGTACAATATACACAATCGATTCTTCAAAGTGGATTAAAAAGTTTCTCCCTAAGGAGACCCAGCAGATTGCTTCGCATTGCTGACCTGCGAGCATTCGCTCTTCCTGGACCAACACGTCGCCCTGGCGTCATGTCATTGattttacagcaatccctcGTACCCAGCAGGCATGTAGCCACATGTTTTAGTCCTTGTTTGACACTCTTGCGTGTTTTCTGACATAGACATCACAAACAAGTTGGCGTGCCGCCGTGCGTACCCGTACACGTGTTGCTTCTTGGCGACAGCAGGTGTGTTATCTGGGGTCAGATCTGCGCTCTGGGGTTGCGAAGAATATGGCGACATTCAaggtcacatttgaaataaaaaacctGGCCATTACTCCACATGGGAACTCCAGCAGCCACTATGCATTCACTCAATGCAGAATGACTTTTAATGCTGCATGAAAAATTCAGAAtcgtggagaaaaaaaaaaaaaaaaaggtttccatAAGTGTCATAGGAAAAACTCATTACACCACATGATTCAACACAATGACAAGTGACCTTTGGCACACATAACCTGAAGAGGTTTTCTGCCTGATTTAGTCAGTCTCTTAAAGTAGCTTAAGATGAAAAAAGCCCCACTTGTCTTGCAGGATTGTTTTAGTACGTTAGGGGTTGTAGGCATTGACTTATACCATTTCTTCTTAATTATCAGACTCCACCATTTGCAACATTTCACCACATGTCGGGTGTTTTGGGCTGTAGAATACAACCCCCACATTGTTAGTGCACCATTTCTGTTAAAGGAGCATTGCTATGTGTTTTCAAGACACATTTCATACTtcagtcaagtaactatgttgccttcagttattaaatgtcaaaatactgtgtatatattgtatgacttaaaataattgacagtgccttgaaattgggcctctgtctttttaagaaactcctgctctttccaacagGTTGCCTTTAAGAAGTCAACACAACATTACTCCTCtgtaaccctttaacaatgatTTTGCGCACGTTGCATGGAAAAGTGCATCCTATAACAAGCTCAGCACAattaggtgtttgctaattgctgctggctagtctgaaggagttgagtggcGGAGTCCAGGGGGAGGCCTGCTCAGAAGCTTAGAACCTGCAGCTTccaggaggagctttgtccttgaaGCAGCGCTCTGCCCCACCAGACCTTTTACACAGCCagatggttgccatggagattaaaggattcccCAAATGTGCATGAAATAGCAAAAGCAACAccccaggtatgtttttgatgaagggataacattatgacatgatgcacatctaaaaaaaaagtcgattttatgTAATTCTGCAGCAGATCGCCTATCAGGTTTGTTTGTTAAGAGACATTTGAAATATGGATCACAGGAATTGATCATTATAAattaagagaaagaaacaaggaGCATGAGCTGGTCTGCTTGGAACTCCAGGTTCAGACCAGAAGTTTATGATAAAGGATTTACAGCAACCTGCAACATGGTAGAAAAGGGTTTTAATAACTTCTAGACAAATTTGGACCAGACGATCCAGATCAATGTCGATATTTACAGataagagaaagagaaacaaactaaCATAAGTAAAACAGAATGATGATAGAAACATCACTTTCACATTGATAATGAATTGTTTTGTGGTTTATTCAGATGCAGCCTTACAAAGATGCGTCAATCTGGGTCAATTCCTTTAATCAGCCACATTGGAGTGTATTCATGCATGAACGACCCGTTTAAGGCCTCATCACATCACAGCATGTCAATCCAAATTAAATCCCAACTTTGACTAAGCCTCTTGAAAAACcttcaattcattttttttcgTAGCCATTCAGTGCAAGTCATTCAGTTCCTGAAGCAGCAAATCAGCAACACACTGCAAACCAACATGTTTGATTGTCAGCATGACGGGGAATTTCTCTAAAATGCccaaaaaaatgtacttttgttttattagaatattttcccaaacgTCTCTGACATCATCATTGGTGTTTTTTGCTAATATGAGACAAGAATTGCTCTTCTTTTTGCTCAGAAGTGGTTCTGGCCTTGGAACTGCCCCATGGGATACTTTCagtgattttaatgattttatttttcacctgtTCCTTCATTTCCTTACACTGGGGCGTGAAGTGTTGCTCAGGCAGTCTTGCCCACTTCATGTTGCCAGTTCTGATTGTACAGTTACCCGACCTCACAGctaatttagcattttagctagGCTACCAGATAGCATAGGTCTGTGCTGGAAAAGTGATACTGAGAGTAGAGTTTCTATTATCCAAAGCAGTTctgatgaaatattttacaaacttttgacattgaaatttttgtcttataaaaaaagatttgagacCATTAAGGGCAGCTTTATGTGATTTCAAGATTACCTCACATTATCCAAGCCTTACAGTGAGTCTTACAATGGTATCACATGTCAATAATTAACAACGAAGGGGAAATACTGGAGGTTAAAAGATTTCCAATGCATTGATTTCACTAATAAGACTTTATCTTATGTACCCACAGAAGCACTGCTTCCATATTTGGCTTTTAAAGGGCAGTTTGAAAATGTTGTCTGAAAgcaagccacacacacacacacacacacacacacacacacacacagaggagctgacatacaaaaaaaaaaaaaaaaagccacgaGGTCTCTGTTGGGGATTCTCCCCCCGCCAGCTCCCTCCTACGCGTTACAACAGGGTCTAAAAGTGACTGAACTTCCACACAAGTGCTCAACCCACCCATCTCAGAGTGGAAAGAAATAGGTCACAAGTCCCCACCTGAGTCTCTGGGAACTTTTctaagaaacaaagatttattttttttttttttggaaaaaaaaaaaaaaagagaaaggttACAGCAGAGGATCAGTTCCTGTCAGAAACTGGTTTTCAAAGCAACTGAAGGTAGCCGTCGTACACCCAGACAGGAACAAACTTTAGCCTTACACTTATCCAGGCAAACACAGAATGGATGGATACAACCATTAATCTTATGTGAATCCTAAAAGAATGGGAATTTCCCTCCATTGCGTGGAAATTCCCAAAACAGCATACAGGTTTATTCAAACTAAATGGATTGCTGTGGCCATAAGGAGATTGTTTTGattcaatatttattgattgaCTCAGTGGGTATTAATGTaaattgcttctttttgttttttcttggtaGGAAGTCAATGGTTTAAGCCATCAGCCACCTAAACTTTACTGAGGCAGATTTTAGcctgagaagaagaagaagaaggggatTCCCTCGTTCTAATTGTACGCCATCCTGAGATGCTCCAGGCACTTTTTGAATGAAAAGAACAGCATTCTTATTTCAAACTAAAAAGCGTCTCTCATTCCTTTAAATTAACCTACAGAGACAAGAATCACCCCCCCCACCTCCACTCACTGTCAGGCCGATATGTGGAGCACACATTTGCTTTTTACACATCCATTTGGGAAACTTTTGTAGGAATCTCTTGGTTCAAGGAAGTTTAACTTACTCTTACTTTTAATAGCATCAACTCAAAGCGCCCATCTGCAGatgtcaaaaacaaatctgttccattatcacattttatttagatcACGTCCTACGTTTGTGTCTCATACAATTTTTCGGGGTGTTTTTGACTCGTCCACATTTGCGTAGATTTGCCTAAATGTGGTAGGTCCAAAATTACATCAGCACTGACTGAGAGCAAGCGCAAACTACAAACAGTCAGACTGTCATTCATACCTGAAATGATTTATGAGTCATATGTGGTAGCTCTGGCAAGcacaataaaaattttttaaaaagaacctAGCATCTTCTGCTGTATGAGGTTTTACCACAATACTCATCGGGTTGGAACTCATAGTGAAATCCCACTGTTTTAATGTGCAGTAGCTCTCAGTACAAGTTaagaggaagcagagatgaAGTCAACCTTACCTCACTTCCTCTTCCTTATTAGTcatttgggctttttataagAAAGCATGAAAATGCTTCAGCTTTAAAGCCAAATGCATTTGACGTAGAAATCTAAAGGCATTTGAGCGGCTGGGGGAAAAGAGATTTCTGCATCCTTAATTTCATCCCTTAGTCCAGAGTTTTTACACAACAAACATCAGAAGACTTCCTTAATTGTTCAAAACCAATATGCTGATCTCATCACAGCATCATTCAACAGGAAAGATGGGACTTgtggtgaagaaaaaaaatagtttccttgaattaaaatcaattagtcAAGTGTATAGTTTCCCTAGTTATTATAAGATGCCTTCCAGTCAGTATAACTAACCAAAAATAGAGGAACAGGGTTAAATCCACGATTCAATACCTGTCCCAAATTTCATCTGGAGTTAAGTGATAAACAGATAAAGATCTGTAAAACCCTTAAGTCATCGAAACAGcggctttttttatttgacgTACATTGCAACTGAAACTTAAGTCTTGGGATCTACTTGACTCAGTTGCAAAGCCCCTCTTCATTGATTATGACTGTTAATTGGAGGATTTCCCATAAGGAACTGGTACATGAACGTGTGACTCACCCTGCAACTCCACATAGCCGCAGACGtgcagaaaagcaacaattgGTGAAAATTCCTGCCATTGTGCTGGCAGCAATGGCAATTCAACCCCTTGAAAAAACAATGGTGACGTAGTGGTTTTTGCCAAAAATCAACTTTGTTGGTATATTGTGTATGGGATGGACAGCAGCATCAAACTCCAGCCTCTTCAACAGTTGTAATTATAGTTAGATCACAAATGCATTTAACTGAATCCAAATGCATCTGTAATTTGATTagtaatatttgtaaataatgatTGATCTAAAAAATTAGAATGCTTTCCAGTGAGGGACATTTAtcaaagtaccttttgaaaaaaaacaactttaagtAGGTattcaacataattttttatgaaattctcatttctgtattaatgcttttttttttaaatatagttttaaaagttttttttttcctttggctgGAAGcggaaaaaaacattaacagaagaattaattaaaattcCAACAAATTCCAAAATTTGTTGGAATTCCAAACAAATTGGAATTCCAATTTGGAATGAATCTAAATGTGTTTAAGTTACTGAAAGCTCATAACcttttaatattctaatttattaaatgggTCTATCCCTTAAACCCATTAATCATTTTTAAGTGACTTGAGATGAGATTTGTTGGGAATTGACACAATGTAAATTAACTTCAGTAGTTCCAATGACTCTGCTTCAAACCAATTGAAAATCCAAATATTCTTCatgatggaaaagaaagaaagcataAGCATGATGCTTTAGTCAGGGTAAAACATCAGGAGACAAACCTGGGTTCATCTGTATGTTTCCTTCCCCTTGTTCACGCTCATACCAGTATGTTCAGGAAAAGCCAATAATTAGCTGTTAAGCCAGCAAAGCAGGAGACAAAAATTCCTCCAACTGGCAAAACTTACTTACCTTCAATTCTGGTTActttaatgaaaagtattttcttgTCCAATTTTTTGACACAAAAGACTATTTTTCCATCTTAAAAGAGTATCAGGCATTAGTACAGTTGCTGGGGTCACAACTCACTGTGTACCTCTATCCACgtagaagaaacatttttcattcaatgAGATACTAAAAGTTACGTGATATACAAAAGAAAgtagggggggaaaaagtaCTTGGTCAAGCCAAATCTGAGTTTGTTTCCAAATCTAGATGGTTAGCATAACAGCTAGCTGCAACAGgaagttagaaaaacaaacctattttgttttgtacatgTTGAATAAAAGGTCACATAAAAGCATTGTAACTCAAACATCATTTtcacttgtttctgtttaagaTCATCCAATGCTAGCACTGCTGTACAGCTGGCTGAAACAGGGCGTTAAGAGGCAAATCCCTTATTTAGGAACAAACTAGAGCAAATGCTATCTGTAATCCCGTTATACAAagggacagaaagaaaaaccaaTTTAGTAAAATCagaatgtgctttttttttcctggtctGTCCTCCTTTTACAGACGAAGGCAGACCGAAACATTACCTTGTAAAGGGGAACAAGAGAAGACACATCAACTCAAGTCTGTCACTCATTTTTCTTTGAGACAAACCAACTTCAGAAGTGCAGCACAGCTAGCTTTAGGAGGAAATTAGAAGAGTGGTTATTTGTAACTGAAATGAACCATTGCTTTAAAAGGTTTGGAATTGTTCCTCGTCGGATCCATTGTTTTTGACATGTAGCAACCACATAGTGTAATGACTATGTTCAGTAGTTTTCTCTATGGGTGTTGCAGAGGAAGTTGCTTAAATATTAGCTCAAAAGAAAGTTTCATCCAGCCATGAGTCACAGGAAGCTGTGGATTGATTTCAACAAAAGAACCTTTTCCTCTTTATGCCTTAGTATAAAATGTGTATGTTCTTTGACATTTGTTTTACTGggtgcagaaaataaaatttgacacAAGACACGTAAGCCTGCCATACTACTGTATTCCATctttcaaaaagaaagacaagatTTAATATTACTTaacaatatgttaaaaagtAGCCAGACTGGCTTCAGTGTTAATACAATATACACTCTATAACATGTTGATAGTGTGAGTATTGTTCTTTTTTGATTTCATTCTGAAAGTATTGACACAAGCTGACTACaggtcaaaaaagaaaaagaaaaaggaactaatttgactctttttttttttttttaaacagaatttaaaaccaaaagaagAACATTGTCAAGTATTACGGCTTCCTCCTTTCTATGAAATCAGATGGAGGCGGTGGAGGCAGAGGGAAGTGGGAACCAGCTAACCAAGCCTATTCCCTTGTCAATCGAGTGGATCAGACGCTGTGGACCGATAGGATAGTAAGCCACAAAATGTCAAATACACCTTTAATTCagtaatttctctttttttgaagTTTCCATAGTCTCCTTTTTTCAGAAGGAAACCATCCAGAAATAGTAAGCATCTTTTGACTACAGGTTTGCCAATGGCTATTTTAGTCAAAAGAAACCTTCATCTCAGACTAAAAGCACACAAGCACGCAAGGAAGATTAATCAGATGTGGAGTAGCATTTCATGAttctttttgtgttatttccattTAATCTGTGCAGGTAAATTAGTCCAGATGGATTTGTGTTGGAACCACATAGGAACAAGAACAAAGCAAGGCAGCGTGGGTGTGATTTGGGCACAGCGGGAGAGAGATTCTGGAGGTGGAGGGGCACTACCAGGTCAGGGATGGAGGATTTTGGGGCAAGTTTTCTTATAGCAATAAGGTTCTGGTTTGTAGTCTGACATGTTAACAACACCCTTAGTGTGCAGCAAATGTAGCTTTTTTCAAGCTAAAGTTCGACCAGTTGATGGAGAGCCGCTGACGGGTCTGTCTGGCAGAGTCCAAGCAAAATCTGAAacgaaggaaagaaaaaagaattaagaaaataaaaacgcaAAAAATACCAAGAGAAgcttaataaaaagttttgtagTAAAAAGGGTCAGTATTGAATTTTCCTGTAGCATAAACgctcatttaatatttaacacctAATTCTAGAGCGCTACCATCAACAGACACCAGCCATGTTTCCATcaatatatacgtatatatatatatatttttttaaaaggttttgttggctctagtggcctttatttgaaagcacttagacaggaaacagggtaatgagacaggaggaagacatgcagcaaatgtcgccaggccaggaatcgaacctgcgaccaccgccacggggactaaggcctcaatacgtgggtcgtgctttgcccctgcgccaccacagcacccccgtTTCCATCAATATCTTTAAGTGCATTTCAAAGTATCACATTAGAAAAAGTTGATGG
Coding sequences within:
- the tnip2 gene encoding TNFAIP3-interacting protein 2 isoform X1, which gives rise to MDSASMGSEGDALLRERTRSYGVLNTLYHETRGEMELLNKQLCVKDNIIADLKSRLVRHERMYMTMGDDEPVVIGPSSSLVESLLSEICKLKQKRNDMEVKAARQGEEIQRLTAQIREKELEQERIRSQPDHEKDREIQRLQAALEERERAEATRSVLCSSLAEEADQLRGQLGATVKVCQELLARLEREKKGTGGEVEEQSAKETPELSNLNAAKSQIRQLQEENQQLKQRVSYVQDLNSQWQKYDSSREEYIRALGQKLKESSGPGLMPVVGSIRTGMLHQEISRLNALLEEKIRECSRLGREVEDIRRQGHERIQTLEQQVLIYTEDFKSERADRERAQGRIADLKEQISQLKQQLHKQQGSGRDGRDVVPLCHVHIGHRISPRRNKDSSEPRLRMVTDRQQQQAATPPQPAATGPAAAAATNWSECPGPSELQCPQCHARFNDTEAAECMKHFDECARL
- the tnip2 gene encoding TNFAIP3-interacting protein 2 isoform X2, translating into MDSASMGSEGDALLRERTRSYGVLNTLYHETRGEMELLNKQLCVKDNIIADLKSRLVRHERMYMTMGDDEPVVIGPSSSLVESLLSEICKLKQKRNDMEVKAARQGEEIQRLTAQIREKELEQERIRSQPDHEKDREIQRLQAALEERERAEATRSVLCSSLAEEADQLRGQLGATVKVCQELLARLEREKKGTGGEVEEQSAKETPELSNLNAAKSQIRQLQEENQQLKQRVSYVQDLNSQWQKYDSSREEYIRALGQKLKESSGPGLMPVVGSIRTGMLHQEISRLNALLEEKIRECSRLGREVEDIRRQGHERIQTLEQQVLIYTEDFKSERADRERAQGRIADLKEQISQLKQQLHKQGSGRDGRDVVPLCHVHIGHRISPRRNKDSSEPRLRMVTDRQQQQAATPPQPAATGPAAAAATNWSECPGPSELQCPQCHARFNDTEAAECMKHFDECARL